A window from Bacillota bacterium encodes these proteins:
- a CDS encoding ribonuclease H-like YkuK family protein codes for MVFISPTKGKLSFNETFKDIMSYVQEVPGVPYKLIIGTDSQLREDACFVTAIVVHRVGKGARYYYSKERERMGRSLRQRIFYETAKSLGVASKLAERLAKNGYGDLDVEIHLDIGQNGETRDLIREIVGMVTGTGFSARIKPESYGASKVADKHTK; via the coding sequence GTGGTCTTCATCAGCCCGACAAAGGGCAAGCTCAGCTTCAACGAGACGTTCAAGGATATCATGAGCTACGTGCAGGAAGTCCCGGGCGTCCCCTACAAGCTCATCATTGGGACGGACTCGCAGCTCCGGGAGGATGCGTGTTTTGTTACGGCCATCGTCGTTCACAGGGTCGGCAAGGGGGCCAGGTATTACTACAGCAAAGAAAGAGAGAGGATGGGGCGCAGCCTGAGACAGAGGATCTTCTACGAGACCGCCAAGAGCCTGGGAGTCGCGAGCAAGCTCGCGGAGAGACTGGCGAAGAACGGTTACGGCGACCTCGACGTGGAGATCCACCTGGACATCGGGCAAAACGGTGAGACCCGGGACCTCATCCGCGAGATCGTAGGCATGGTGACAGGGACAGGGTTCTCCGCGAGGATCAAGCCTGAGTCCTACGGAGCATCGAAGGTGGCGGACAAGCACACGAAGTAG
- the rsmA gene encoding 16S rRNA (adenine(1518)-N(6)/adenine(1519)-N(6))-dimethyltransferase RsmA, with protein MGEGIRSRAVKPCARRLRGGPSIRPRKDLGQNFLVDSSYLDVIVSAADLGRADAVLEIGAGTGVLTRALAERAAHVIAVELDDRLVRVLRAAFEGCRNVDIVHGDVLELCLTDLMQFDRLAYRKCKVVANLPYYITSPVILKLLEELRYLERIVVLVQKEVAERMIAAPGSKRYGAFSVVVQYRAVPELIAIVPPEAFHPSPKIDSAVVRLLMRREPPVNVASEDMFFAVVRAGFAMRRKTLLRALAMAGETREALTGIDEKTVRQALEVAGVRPDRRAETLTIDDFGRLADALLAARH; from the coding sequence ATGGGTGAAGGTATACGTTCTAGAGCCGTAAAGCCCTGCGCCCGCAGGTTGAGGGGAGGCCCCTCGATCAGGCCGAGGAAAGACCTCGGCCAGAACTTTCTAGTGGACTCTTCGTACCTGGACGTCATAGTCAGCGCGGCCGATCTTGGCCGCGCTGACGCTGTGCTCGAGATTGGGGCCGGCACCGGTGTCTTGACTCGGGCCCTCGCCGAGCGGGCGGCCCATGTGATAGCGGTGGAGCTCGACGACAGGCTCGTGAGAGTCCTCCGCGCGGCCTTCGAGGGCTGTCGTAACGTGGACATCGTTCACGGCGACGTCCTGGAGCTTTGCTTGACAGACTTAATGCAATTTGATAGACTTGCTTACAGGAAATGCAAGGTGGTTGCCAACCTGCCGTACTACATCACATCGCCCGTCATCCTCAAGCTCCTTGAAGAGCTGAGGTATCTCGAGCGCATAGTGGTGTTGGTGCAAAAAGAGGTTGCAGAAAGGATGATCGCCGCTCCGGGCTCCAAGAGGTACGGAGCGTTTTCTGTAGTTGTGCAGTATCGCGCGGTCCCGGAGCTCATCGCGATCGTGCCTCCCGAGGCATTTCATCCAAGTCCCAAGATTGACTCGGCTGTCGTCCGCCTCCTCATGCGTCGGGAGCCGCCGGTCAATGTCGCCAGCGAAGACATGTTCTTCGCCGTGGTGAGAGCGGGGTTCGCGATGAGGCGCAAGACGCTGTTGCGGGCGCTTGCGATGGCGGGCGAGACGCGCGAAGCGCTCACGGGGATCGACGAGAAGACGGTCCGGCAGGCCCTCGAAGTGGCCGGCGTAAGGCCGGACCGGCGGGCGGAGACCCTGACAATCGACGATTTCGGCAGGCTGGCTGACGCGCTCCTGGCCGCAAGGCACTAG
- a CDS encoding TatD family nuclease-associated radical SAM protein, which yields MQSSVVYRIGDSLYINLTNRCTNDCEFCIRRTSDGVGGERLWLDQEPSVEQVIAELEKAPTAHLKEVVFCGFGEPLMRLEEVKAVAKWLKDRGMYVRMNTNGHGNLIHGRNVVPELAGLIDCMSISLNASNAAVYDRLCHPIYGRQAFKAVIAFAQECKRHIPRVVLSVVQVPGVSMWGCRRIASRLKAEFRVRHYDSHI from the coding sequence GTGCAGTCGTCCGTTGTATACAGAATCGGGGACTCATTGTATATCAATCTCACTAACCGTTGCACCAACGATTGTGAGTTTTGTATCCGCCGGACCTCCGACGGAGTGGGCGGTGAGCGCCTGTGGCTCGACCAAGAGCCCTCAGTCGAGCAGGTGATCGCTGAGCTCGAAAAGGCACCGACCGCTCACCTGAAGGAGGTAGTGTTCTGCGGCTTCGGCGAGCCCCTGATGCGCCTGGAGGAAGTGAAGGCCGTAGCCAAATGGTTGAAGGATCGCGGGATGTACGTCAGAATGAACACCAACGGTCATGGGAACCTCATACACGGTCGCAATGTCGTGCCCGAGCTCGCCGGTCTCATCGATTGCATGTCGATAAGCCTCAATGCGTCAAACGCCGCGGTGTACGACAGATTGTGCCATCCCATATACGGTAGACAAGCCTTCAAAGCCGTGATCGCTTTCGCACAGGAGTGTAAGAGACATATACCCCGAGTGGTGCTGAGTGTGGTACAGGTGCCCGGGGTGAGTATGTGGGGATGCAGAAGGATCGCGTCCAGGCTCAAGGCGGAGTTCCGCGTGCGACACTACGATTCGCACATATGA
- a CDS encoding peptidoglycan-binding protein: MTGASRAVWKRMACRILTAFAAAVLVSAWYATRPRSPDHFAWPKASPEPAREGALFGATVHGAPAAGDETAHDTAHDTAHGAKWEYASDPPSYRIVVPACGETNRRLYLTTPPLKGHDVVELQERLRTLGFFSGKADGVFDSSTDAAVRAFQLAVDLEPDGVVTPDTWLRMATGRARTLPALATSEIPEGERRIVVDVTKLTLTLYAGDKVVKQYPIAIGKWRTPTPIGEFAIIEKDYAPGGAFGSRWMGLNVPWGGYGIHGTNRPWSIGSAASAGCIRMFNEDVEELFELVPIKTKVFIVGYEPEGEIARELGPGSTGQDVQVLQYYLRREAFDAGPLDGRFGERVEAAVKEMQKFYGVPVTGRAGTNELYLLGLR, from the coding sequence ATGACCGGAGCCTCGAGAGCCGTATGGAAGCGAATGGCGTGTCGTATACTGACGGCATTCGCAGCGGCGGTCCTCGTGAGCGCGTGGTACGCCACGCGCCCGCGCTCGCCTGATCATTTCGCTTGGCCAAAAGCGTCGCCTGAGCCCGCACGCGAGGGGGCTCTTTTCGGCGCGACGGTACACGGCGCGCCCGCAGCCGGGGATGAGACGGCACATGACACGGCACATGACACGGCACATGGTGCGAAGTGGGAATACGCGAGTGATCCCCCGTCGTACAGGATCGTCGTGCCGGCCTGCGGCGAAACCAATCGCCGCCTTTACCTCACGACCCCCCCTCTCAAGGGACACGACGTGGTGGAGCTGCAAGAGCGCCTTCGGACTCTGGGCTTCTTCTCGGGCAAGGCTGACGGCGTGTTCGACTCGTCCACCGATGCCGCCGTTCGAGCGTTCCAGCTGGCCGTCGACCTCGAGCCAGATGGCGTGGTCACTCCCGACACGTGGCTCAGAATGGCCACGGGTCGCGCACGCACCCTCCCCGCGCTCGCGACGAGCGAAATCCCTGAGGGCGAGCGGAGGATAGTGGTGGACGTGACCAAGCTGACATTGACTTTGTACGCCGGCGACAAGGTCGTCAAGCAGTACCCCATCGCCATCGGCAAATGGCGCACGCCCACGCCAATCGGAGAGTTCGCGATAATCGAAAAGGATTACGCCCCTGGGGGGGCGTTCGGATCGCGGTGGATGGGACTGAACGTCCCCTGGGGCGGGTACGGTATCCACGGCACGAACCGCCCGTGGTCCATAGGCAGCGCGGCAAGCGCGGGATGCATAAGGATGTTCAACGAGGACGTGGAGGAGCTCTTCGAGCTCGTCCCGATCAAGACGAAGGTCTTCATCGTCGGGTATGAGCCCGAAGGCGAGATCGCGCGTGAGCTCGGGCCGGGCTCAACAGGCCAGGATGTCCAGGTGCTGCAGTATTATCTAAGACGCGAGGCCTTCGATGCCGGTCCTCTCGACGGCAGGTTCGGTGAACGCGTCGAGGCCGCCGTCAAGGAGATGCAGAAGTTCTATGGAGTTCCCGTCACGGGCAGGGCTGGGACGAACGAGCTGTACCTTCTGGGCTTGAGATGA
- a CDS encoding clostripain-related cysteine peptidase: MRMTEKSWNPQTIAGIIAVVAVSVLITGCFGGAVPRPGSVEGYVFKPTEARSVAGASRSAGLAQNARNGLELKIAPAARRGVPAAPEGYEPCAGAVVSVTGSSGTAVTDAMGYFRKDGITPGTQTVSIVYEPFRLDTKVLVRSGQVTTLNGAYGNLLGKWTVMVYMCADNNLESAAIADLNELEEVGSTGEVNILVQIDRAKGFDKSNGDWTGTRRYYVTRDPNPPGSADYGTVVSPLAPWDGNNAETEVDMADPASLRDFVAWCMASYPAQHYVLVLWDHGDGWTIWRRPRVAPRAICLDEESGRALDLDQVRAALEGLPRLAVIGFDACLMQMIEVAYEMRGVADIAVGSEGLEPEEGWDYNEALSGLCADPYGTSPWDFAMTVVDSYLASYGTASGVTLSAFRLEEADGIAAAVKALSDELVRRIQANSGGTDASRIKQALAAARLETLRYWGYPHFDIVDFARKLSSRVADPAYGVSAAAKDGICAKTNALLQALSGPWLYAGRPEASAYGNGLSIYLPDRYFAAGVYGYDYLQFEQDTHWSDIFQYVDP, encoded by the coding sequence ATGAGGATGACGGAGAAGAGCTGGAACCCTCAGACTATAGCGGGTATCATCGCTGTCGTGGCTGTTAGCGTCCTCATCACAGGATGCTTCGGCGGCGCTGTCCCGAGACCGGGCTCGGTGGAGGGGTACGTCTTCAAGCCGACTGAGGCACGGTCGGTCGCTGGAGCGAGTCGCTCCGCCGGTCTGGCTCAGAACGCACGCAACGGGCTCGAGCTCAAGATCGCCCCGGCTGCTCGGCGCGGTGTGCCGGCGGCGCCAGAAGGATACGAGCCGTGCGCGGGAGCCGTCGTGAGCGTGACCGGGTCCAGCGGCACAGCGGTAACTGACGCGATGGGTTACTTCAGAAAAGACGGGATAACGCCGGGCACTCAGACGGTCAGCATCGTTTACGAGCCTTTCCGGCTTGACACGAAAGTTCTAGTCCGCAGCGGTCAGGTCACCACGTTGAACGGAGCGTACGGCAACCTCCTCGGGAAATGGACGGTCATGGTTTACATGTGCGCTGACAACAACCTCGAGTCCGCAGCGATAGCGGACCTGAACGAGTTGGAGGAGGTGGGCTCCACCGGCGAGGTGAACATCCTGGTCCAGATAGATAGGGCTAAGGGCTTCGACAAGAGCAACGGAGATTGGACGGGGACGCGGCGTTACTACGTAACCCGTGACCCGAACCCGCCGGGCTCGGCCGACTACGGCACCGTCGTATCTCCGTTGGCACCCTGGGATGGGAACAACGCTGAGACCGAGGTGGACATGGCGGATCCCGCGTCGCTCCGCGACTTCGTCGCGTGGTGCATGGCGTCATATCCGGCTCAGCACTATGTGCTCGTGCTCTGGGATCACGGCGACGGCTGGACCATATGGCGGAGACCGCGCGTCGCGCCGCGGGCGATCTGTCTAGATGAAGAGAGCGGCCGCGCGCTCGACTTGGACCAGGTGCGCGCAGCGCTCGAGGGCCTACCGCGCCTCGCCGTCATCGGCTTCGATGCGTGCCTGATGCAGATGATAGAGGTGGCATACGAGATGCGTGGGGTCGCGGACATCGCGGTAGGTTCGGAAGGGCTCGAACCCGAGGAAGGCTGGGACTATAATGAAGCCCTTTCGGGTCTCTGCGCGGATCCCTACGGCACCTCCCCCTGGGACTTCGCGATGACTGTCGTTGACTCGTACCTTGCCTCGTACGGGACCGCCTCGGGCGTCACGCTATCCGCGTTCCGCCTCGAGGAGGCCGATGGCATCGCGGCCGCGGTCAAGGCTCTTAGCGACGAACTCGTGCGCCGCATCCAAGCCAACTCGGGTGGCACCGACGCTTCCAGGATCAAGCAAGCTCTCGCCGCCGCCAGGCTGGAGACCTTGCGGTACTGGGGCTACCCGCACTTCGACATCGTGGACTTCGCTAGGAAGCTGAGCTCCCGCGTGGCGGATCCTGCCTACGGTGTGTCCGCCGCCGCAAAGGATGGGATTTGTGCCAAGACCAATGCTCTTCTGCAGGCGCTCTCCGGGCCGTGGCTCTATGCGGGCAGACCTGAAGCAAGCGCCTATGGAAACGGGCTCTCCATCTACCTGCCGGACCGGTACTTCGCGGCCGGCGTCTACGGGTACGATTACCTGCAGTTCGAGCAGGATACGCACTGGAGCGACATCTTCCAGTACGTGGATCCGTAG